From the Hyphomicrobium sp. ghe19 genome, one window contains:
- a CDS encoding CHC2 zinc finger domain-containing protein, translated as MISDTDLIRREVSLAETAERFGVPLVKDGDEWVAPCPFHEEDTPSFTIFHGRDRVQRMHCFGCGAKGDVLDFVRHIKRVDLPGAIRILKGEAAGPNIAPRHVEVRDVYAGIVPVDPVDEIEPGKRVTLYNPKRAGTEREVGSFVPSMVFPYRREDGSLFGYVLRHDLPDGKKETPMVMWVRLPNGLETWCRFPFPKPRPLYGLEDLGAGQVIVAEGEKCRDALVKATGRTVVSWAGGTEGAKHTDWSPLKGRGVIVWPDSDAPGRGTGDGIAGILTDQGCTVRVMGRKK; from the coding sequence ATGATCTCCGACACCGATCTGATCCGGCGCGAAGTCTCGCTTGCGGAAACAGCGGAGCGCTTCGGTGTCCCGCTGGTCAAGGACGGCGACGAGTGGGTTGCGCCGTGCCCGTTCCACGAAGAAGATACGCCTTCGTTTACGATCTTCCACGGACGGGATCGCGTGCAGCGGATGCACTGCTTCGGCTGCGGCGCGAAAGGCGACGTGCTGGATTTTGTCCGGCATATTAAACGGGTCGATCTCCCTGGCGCGATCCGCATTCTGAAGGGTGAAGCGGCGGGGCCGAACATCGCACCGCGTCACGTCGAAGTGCGAGACGTATATGCTGGTATCGTTCCCGTCGATCCGGTCGACGAGATCGAACCGGGCAAGCGAGTGACGCTCTACAATCCAAAGCGCGCTGGCACTGAGCGCGAAGTTGGGTCGTTCGTGCCGTCGATGGTCTTCCCGTATCGTCGCGAAGACGGCTCGCTGTTCGGCTATGTGCTGCGCCATGACCTGCCTGACGGCAAAAAAGAAACGCCGATGGTGATGTGGGTTCGCTTGCCGAACGGGCTCGAGACGTGGTGCCGTTTCCCGTTCCCTAAGCCGCGCCCACTGTACGGGCTCGAAGATTTGGGCGCGGGGCAAGTGATCGTTGCTGAAGGCGAGAAATGCCGCGACGCTCTGGTGAAGGCCACCGGCCGCACTGTTGTGTCATGGGCTGGCGGCACGGAGGGTGCGAAGCATACGGATTGGTCGCCGCTCAAGGGGCGCGGCGTGATCGTTTGGCCGGATTCCGATGCGCCTGGGCGTGGCACGGGTGACGGCATCGCGGGCATCCTGACGGATCAGGGCTGCACTGTTCGCGTCATGGGCCGCAAAAAATAA